One genomic segment of Vibrio quintilis includes these proteins:
- the fdxB gene encoding ferredoxin III, nif-specific, which produces MGNIKGLTRSGAEWEPQFIQEISQADCIGCGRCYKVCARDVFNLIEKEDIDEDDDYYDEDEVMMVMMVENAGDCIGCMACNKVCPKNCQSFAPAAA; this is translated from the coding sequence TGACCCGGAGCGGTGCAGAATGGGAACCACAATTTATACAGGAAATCAGTCAGGCAGATTGTATTGGTTGCGGACGATGTTACAAAGTCTGTGCCCGGGATGTGTTTAATCTGATTGAAAAAGAGGATATTGATGAAGACGATGATTATTATGATGAAGACGAAGTCATGATGGTCATGATGGTCGAAAATGCCGGAGATTGCATCGGTTGTATGGCGTGTAATAAGGTCTGTCCTAAAAACTGTCAGTCGTTTGCACCCGCCGCGGCTTAG